Proteins from a genomic interval of Cuculus canorus isolate bCucCan1 chromosome 17, bCucCan1.pri, whole genome shotgun sequence:
- the SRRD gene encoding SRR1-like protein encodes MAAEAGGWRAAGGRRRRRRRGRAGREEDFDEEESGAIVRRLREARDDLLSCGFWTASAGAVQAPLDGSAEPPTRCVCYGLGRFSTSPAARDQLAFLLLLLEELRVPPGQCALFDPVFSAQEAAVLEQLGLQLLTDNEEGKHAVEGSATLFYMVHCGKALYNNLLWRNWSAEALSKMVIIGNSFKGTEERLLPRILERDYSYIAKVLKGTEEVALPDHPRYLDTFNDTSVHWFPLQKLKELSPEVWDFVEEPTYPDCDDVEIIRKEDRAGGCNTSAVES; translated from the exons ATGGCGGCGGAGGCGGGAGGGTGGCGCGCAGcgggcgggaggaggaggaggcgccGGCGAGGCCGGGCGGGCAGGGAGGAGGACTTCGACGAGGAGGAGAGTGGCGCGATCGTGCGGCGGCTGCGGGAGGCGCG GGACGATCTGCTGAGCTGCGGCTTCTGGACCGCGAGCGCCG GAGCAGTTCAGGCCCCGCTGGATGGCAGTGCGGAGCCACCCACCCGCTGTGTCTGCTACGGGCTGGGGCGGTTCAGTACAAGCCCTGCTGCTCGGGACCAGCttgccttcctgctgctgctgctggaggaactGCGG GTGCCCCCTGGGCAGTGTGCCCTGTTTGACCCAGTCTTCTCAGCCCAGgaggcagctgtgctggagcagctggggctgcagctgctcacGGACAATGAG GAGGGGAAACACGCCGTGGAGGGATCGGCCACCCTGTTTTACATGGTGCACTGCGGGAAAGCCCTGTACAACAACCTCCTGTGGAGGAACTGGTCTGCAGAGGCACTGTCCAAAATGGTCATCATCGGGAACAGCTTTAAAGGAACTGAGGAAAG ACTCTTGCCACGAATACTGGAGAGAGATTACTCTTACATAGCGAAG GTCTTGAAAGGGACAGAGGAGGTGGCGCTCCCTGACCACCCTCGGTACCTGGACACCTTTAACGACACCTCGGTCCACTGGTTTCCCTTGCAAAAACTGAAGGAACTCTCCCCTGAGGTCTGGGACTTTGTGGAGGAGCCAACGTACCCAGATTGCGACGATGTGGAGATCATCAGGAAGGAAGACAGAGCTGGTGGGTGCAATACTTCTGCCGTGGAGTCCTGA